A window of Xylophilus sp. GW821-FHT01B05 contains these coding sequences:
- a CDS encoding efflux transporter outer membrane subunit: MTLFRRTAPALLLPLLLSACALSRPPATVAAPAPAAWHAPLPHGGTVEGLERWWQRLDDPLLVELIAAAQEASPTLAQARSRLLQARATTATARAAQLPTADASASAQRGVNVSLGGIATTLQGGVQASWDADLFGALAANRDAADARLAGARASWHEARVAVAADVANQLDTLRNCRRLLAVARSDAASRAETARLAGLAADAGFQAPADAALARASAADADARSTQQRAACDVSLKGLVALTALDETVLEQKVASAQAAPGLLALFSIATLPAQVLEQRPDVYNAARELAAASAEVASADAQRYPQLSLQGTVGRARSESQGQTLSFNSWTVGPVSVALPLFDGGRRRAAVDAAQARYDEAAAVYRGKARQAVREVEEALVNLQAAADRTASAEAAADGYRLSFEAMQARYRSGLASLLELEDSRRTALASETARVNLERERMAAWVALYRAAGGGWDASQPAPGDAVSAAPATTTSR, translated from the coding sequence ATGACGCTGTTTCGACGTACCGCCCCGGCCCTGTTGCTGCCGCTGCTGCTTTCCGCCTGCGCCCTGTCGCGCCCGCCGGCCACGGTGGCGGCGCCCGCGCCTGCCGCCTGGCACGCGCCGCTGCCGCACGGCGGCACGGTCGAAGGGCTGGAGCGCTGGTGGCAGCGGCTGGACGACCCGCTGCTGGTCGAGCTGATCGCCGCCGCGCAAGAGGCCAGCCCAACGCTGGCGCAGGCGCGCTCGCGCCTGCTGCAGGCCCGCGCCACCACCGCCACCGCGCGCGCCGCGCAACTGCCCACGGCCGACGCCAGCGCCAGCGCACAGCGCGGTGTGAACGTGAGCCTGGGCGGCATCGCCACGACCCTGCAGGGCGGCGTGCAGGCGAGCTGGGATGCCGATCTGTTCGGCGCCCTGGCCGCCAATCGCGATGCCGCCGACGCCCGCCTGGCCGGCGCCCGCGCGTCGTGGCACGAGGCGCGCGTGGCCGTGGCCGCCGATGTCGCCAACCAGCTCGACACGCTGCGCAATTGCCGCCGCCTGCTGGCGGTGGCGCGCTCGGACGCGGCATCCCGTGCAGAGACGGCGCGGCTGGCCGGGCTGGCGGCCGACGCCGGCTTTCAGGCACCGGCCGACGCAGCGCTGGCCCGCGCCAGCGCGGCCGACGCCGACGCGCGCAGCACCCAGCAGCGCGCGGCCTGCGACGTGAGCCTGAAGGGCCTGGTCGCCCTGACCGCGCTGGACGAAACAGTTTTAGAACAAAAAGTGGCTTCAGCCCAGGCCGCACCTGGGCTTTTAGCTCTATTTTCAATAGCAACCTTGCCGGCACAAGTGCTGGAGCAGCGGCCCGACGTCTACAACGCCGCGCGCGAGCTGGCCGCCGCCAGCGCCGAGGTGGCCAGCGCCGACGCGCAGCGCTACCCGCAGCTCTCGCTGCAGGGCACGGTCGGCCGCGCACGCTCTGAATCGCAGGGGCAGACGCTCAGCTTCAACAGCTGGACGGTCGGCCCGGTGTCGGTGGCGCTTCCGCTGTTCGACGGTGGCCGCCGCCGCGCGGCCGTGGACGCGGCCCAGGCGCGCTACGACGAGGCCGCAGCGGTCTATCGCGGCAAGGCACGCCAGGCCGTGCGCGAGGTGGAAGAGGCGCTGGTCAACCTGCAAGCCGCCGCCGACCGCACCGCCTCGGCGGAGGCCGCCGCCGACGGCTACCGCCTCTCTTTCGAGGCCATGCAGGCGCGCTACCGCAGCGGCCTGGCCAGCCTGCTGGAGCTGGAAGACAGCCGGCGCACCGCGCTGGCCTCCGAGACCGCGCGCGTCAACCTGGAGCGCGAGCGCATGGCCGCCTGGGTGGCCCTGTACCGCGCCGCCGGCGGCGGCTGGGACGCCAGCCAGCCCGCGCCGGGCGATGCCGTCTCTGCAGCGCCTGCCACCACGACCTCCCGCTGA
- a CDS encoding YhdP family protein: MNEPIEIPSRALKIWVAVTGGLFWFLVAAWLCFFAVWGALHGWIVPRIADFRPRIEAEASKALGVPVRIGQISARSEGLVPSFTLGDVALLDAEGRTALRLPQVVVALSPRSLWNHGFEQLYLDAPELDVRRAADGRILVAGIALSTEHTGGDNAAADWLFSQTEVVVKNGTVRWTDEQRGAAPLALSQVDIVLRNRPWRHALRVDATPPPDWGTRFSAMGRFRQPLLAGGNGRWQDWVGQGYADFAQVDVSQLRQHVDLSQFGVDVASGRGALRAWADVRQRRVAGGVVDLALEAVQVRAAPDLQPLALQRLQGRLSGSYSDAKLSLAAQGLQFDTDDGTHWPLGDAALNYTQATPRRGAQGELQADRIDLAVLAHIGERLPLAESLRQALAAHAPRGQIENLQGRWEGDANAPSSYQVRGRAVGLAVAAQPAPASAVAPAAPGGHVHPPTGTPGLSGASVDFDFNQAGGTAQLAMDDGMLEFPGIFEEPTVPVDKLRADLRWTLAGSRITVEVPSLSFANDDAAGEAHASWHSAAGEGAARFPGVLDLTGSLQRADGTRVHRYLPQVIPPDVRHYVRDAVQAGRANGVQFRVRGDLLHMPFADPRQGDFRIAAQIRDATFAYVPTTHQPAGEAPWPALAPLTAELVFERNSMEIRNATGRIGLPGKPGELQVQQANARIADLAHSVVEVSAAARGPLAEMLAVVSGSPIGGLIGSDATFLHASVTGPADLKLNLSLPLATMHQSRVQGSVQLAGNDLRFTPDSLLLARTRGTVAFTESGFSVSGIQVSTLGGDARIDGGMRVATATAPAMPMSMRMQGTVSAAGLREATELGFVSRLAAHASGSTSYSATLGTPDNRVEIQLSSSLQGLGLDLPAPLGKAADAAMPLRYHNHALAPERGAARDQVVLDLGSAVALRYERDVSGAVPRVLRGSIGIGLAADEQPLLAERGVSANARLGNFDVDAWESVLMGGAPPATAARPATATAGPAAGNEAADYLPDTFAVQADTLSLEGRTLHKVVIGGSRQGTVWRANMDAEELNGYAEYRPAAGDSGARLFARLARLKVPESATKEVETLLEEGRSADAGSALPALDIVVEDFELKSRRLGRLEIDAVHRSAAGGRQREWHLNKLNLSMPEATFAATGDWGRPAPSTGDAAQNRTLMNFTLDIRDSGQLLARFGMHDVIRRGAGRLQGQVGWTGSPFGPDYPSMSGQLNLNVETGQFLKADPGLAKLLSVLSLQSLPRRLTLDFRDVFSEGFAFDFVRGDVAIAQGVARTNNLQMKGVNAAVLMDGQADLEHETQNLRVVVVPEINAGTASLVAAVINPAVGLGTFLAQMFLRGPLTEAATQEFHITGAWADPKIDKLTGRQRLGHESN, from the coding sequence ATGAACGAACCGATCGAGATCCCCTCACGCGCGCTAAAAATCTGGGTGGCCGTAACGGGTGGGTTGTTCTGGTTTTTGGTGGCCGCGTGGCTTTGCTTCTTCGCCGTGTGGGGGGCATTGCACGGCTGGATTGTGCCGCGAATCGCCGATTTCCGTCCCCGCATCGAGGCAGAGGCCAGCAAGGCCTTGGGGGTGCCGGTGCGTATCGGCCAGATATCGGCCCGCTCCGAGGGGCTGGTGCCCTCCTTCACGCTGGGCGACGTGGCGCTGCTCGATGCCGAGGGCCGCACCGCGCTGCGCCTGCCACAGGTGGTGGTGGCCTTGTCGCCACGCTCGCTGTGGAACCATGGTTTCGAGCAGCTTTACCTTGATGCCCCCGAGCTCGACGTGCGGCGGGCGGCCGATGGCCGCATTCTTGTTGCGGGCATTGCCCTCTCCACCGAGCACACGGGCGGGGACAACGCCGCGGCCGACTGGCTGTTTTCGCAGACCGAGGTGGTGGTCAAGAACGGCACCGTGCGCTGGACCGACGAGCAGCGCGGCGCCGCGCCGCTGGCGCTGTCGCAGGTGGACATCGTGCTGCGCAACCGGCCCTGGCGCCACGCGCTGCGCGTGGATGCCACGCCGCCGCCTGACTGGGGCACGCGCTTCAGCGCGATGGGGCGCTTCCGCCAGCCGCTGCTGGCCGGTGGCAATGGTCGCTGGCAGGACTGGGTCGGCCAGGGCTATGCCGACTTCGCGCAGGTCGATGTGTCGCAACTGCGCCAGCATGTGGACCTGTCCCAATTCGGTGTGGACGTGGCCAGCGGGCGCGGTGCGCTGCGTGCCTGGGCCGACGTACGCCAGCGCCGTGTGGCCGGCGGCGTGGTCGATCTGGCACTGGAGGCGGTGCAGGTGCGCGCTGCGCCCGATCTGCAGCCGCTGGCCCTGCAGCGCCTGCAAGGCCGCTTGTCCGGTTCCTACAGCGACGCGAAACTTTCGCTGGCCGCGCAGGGGCTGCAGTTCGACACCGACGACGGCACGCACTGGCCGCTGGGCGATGCCGCGCTGAACTACACCCAGGCCACGCCACGGCGTGGCGCGCAGGGCGAACTGCAGGCCGACCGCATCGACCTGGCGGTGCTGGCCCATATCGGCGAGCGCCTGCCGCTGGCCGAGTCGCTGCGCCAGGCGCTGGCGGCGCACGCACCGCGCGGGCAGATCGAAAACCTGCAAGGGCGCTGGGAGGGTGATGCCAACGCACCCAGCAGCTACCAGGTGCGCGGCCGCGCCGTGGGGCTGGCCGTGGCGGCGCAGCCAGCGCCGGCGTCGGCGGTTGCGCCAGCGGCCCCGGGCGGCCATGTGCACCCGCCTACAGGCACGCCCGGCCTGAGCGGCGCCAGCGTGGATTTCGACTTCAACCAGGCCGGCGGCACGGCGCAACTGGCCATGGACGACGGCATGCTGGAGTTCCCCGGCATCTTCGAAGAGCCCACCGTGCCGGTGGACAAGCTGCGCGCGGACCTGCGCTGGACGCTGGCGGGCAGCCGCATCACCGTCGAGGTGCCGAGCCTGAGCTTTGCCAATGACGACGCGGCGGGCGAGGCGCATGCCAGTTGGCACAGCGCCGCAGGCGAAGGCGCTGCGCGTTTTCCCGGTGTGCTGGATTTGACCGGCAGCCTGCAGCGCGCCGACGGCACGCGGGTACACCGCTACCTGCCGCAGGTGATCCCGCCCGACGTGCGGCACTACGTGCGTGACGCGGTGCAGGCCGGCCGTGCCAACGGCGTGCAGTTCCGCGTGCGCGGCGACCTTTTGCACATGCCCTTCGCCGACCCGCGCCAGGGCGACTTCCGCATCGCCGCGCAGATCCGCGACGCCACTTTTGCTTACGTTCCCACCACCCACCAGCCGGCGGGCGAAGCGCCCTGGCCGGCGCTGGCGCCGCTGACGGCCGAGCTGGTGTTCGAGCGCAACAGCATGGAGATCCGCAACGCCACCGGCCGCATCGGGCTGCCGGGCAAGCCGGGCGAGCTGCAGGTGCAGCAGGCCAATGCGCGCATCGCTGATCTGGCGCACAGCGTGGTCGAGGTCAGCGCCGCGGCGCGCGGCCCGCTGGCCGAGATGCTGGCGGTGGTCAGTGGCTCGCCCATCGGCGGCCTGATCGGCAGCGACGCCACTTTCCTGCATGCCAGCGTCACCGGGCCGGCCGACCTCAAGCTCAACCTGTCGCTGCCATTGGCCACGATGCACCAGTCGCGGGTGCAGGGCAGTGTGCAACTGGCCGGCAATGATCTGCGCTTCACGCCCGACTCGCTGCTGCTGGCGCGCACCCGTGGCACGGTGGCCTTTACCGAGAGCGGCTTCAGTGTCAGCGGCATCCAGGTATCGACCCTGGGCGGTGATGCCCGCATAGACGGCGGCATGCGGGTGGCCACGGCCACCGCGCCGGCAATGCCGATGTCGATGCGCATGCAGGGCACGGTCAGCGCGGCCGGACTGCGCGAGGCCACGGAGCTGGGCTTTGTCTCGCGCCTGGCCGCGCATGCCTCAGGCTCGACCAGCTACAGCGCCACGCTGGGCACCCCTGACAACCGGGTCGAGATCCAGTTGAGCAGCAGCCTGCAGGGCCTGGGCCTGGACCTGCCGGCGCCGCTGGGCAAGGCCGCCGACGCAGCGATGCCGCTGCGCTACCACAACCATGCGCTGGCGCCAGAGCGCGGCGCCGCGCGCGACCAGGTCGTGTTGGACCTGGGCAGTGCGGTGGCCCTGCGCTATGAGCGCGACGTCTCCGGCGCGGTGCCGCGCGTGTTGCGCGGCAGCATAGGCATAGGGCTGGCGGCCGACGAGCAACCACTGCTGGCTGAACGCGGCGTGTCTGCCAATGCGCGCCTGGGCAATTTCGACGTCGATGCCTGGGAGTCGGTGCTGATGGGCGGGGCGCCGCCCGCAACTGCGGCCCGGCCCGCGACCGCAACGGCCGGCCCGGCAGCGGGCAATGAGGCGGCCGACTACCTGCCCGATACCTTTGCCGTGCAGGCCGACACGCTGTCGCTTGAAGGGCGGACTCTGCACAAGGTGGTGATCGGTGGCTCGCGCCAGGGCACGGTGTGGCGCGCCAATATGGATGCGGAAGAACTCAATGGCTATGCCGAATACCGGCCGGCTGCGGGCGACAGCGGCGCGCGGCTGTTCGCGCGGCTGGCGCGGCTGAAGGTGCCCGAGAGCGCCACCAAGGAAGTCGAGACCCTGCTCGAAGAGGGCCGCAGCGCAGACGCCGGCAGCGCACTGCCGGCGCTGGACATCGTGGTCGAGGATTTCGAGCTGAAGAGCCGCCGCCTGGGGCGCCTGGAGATCGACGCCGTGCACCGCAGCGCCGCCGGTGGCCGCCAGCGCGAATGGCATCTGAACAAGCTCAACCTGTCCATGCCCGAGGCCACTTTTGCCGCCACGGGCGACTGGGGCCGCCCCGCGCCCAGCACTGGCGATGCGGCGCAGAACCGCACGCTGATGAACTTCACGCTGGACATCCGCGACAGCGGCCAACTGCTGGCACGCTTCGGCATGCACGACGTGATACGCCGTGGCGCTGGCCGCCTGCAGGGCCAGGTCGGCTGGACCGGCTCGCCCTTCGGGCCGGACTACCCATCGATGAGCGGGCAGCTCAATCTCAACGTCGAAACCGGGCAGTTCCTCAAGGCCGACCCGGGCCTGGCCAAGCTGTTGAGCGTGCTGTCGCTGCAGTCGCTGCCGCGCCGGCTGACGCTGGATTTCCGCGACGTGTTCAGCGAAGGCTTTGCCTTTGACTTCGTGCGCGGCGATGTCGCCATAGCGCAGGGCGTGGCGCGCACCAACAACCTGCAGATGAAGGGCGTCAACGCCGCCGTGCTGATGGACGGCCAGGCCGACCTGGAGCACGAGACGCAGAACCTGCGCGTGGTGGTCGTGCCCGAGATCAACGCCGGCACCGCCTCGCTGGTGGCGGCTGTCATCAACCCGGCCGTGGGCCTGGGCACCTTCCTGGCGCAGATGTTCCTGCGCGGCCCGCTGACAGAGGCCGCCACGCAGGAGTTCCACATCACCGGCGCCTGGGCCGACCCGAAGATCGACAAGCTCACCGGTCGCCAGCGCCTGGGCCACGAGAGCAATTGA
- a CDS encoding CerR family C-terminal domain-containing protein encodes MPAPSATSPSPTSSPRAQRADGAEARQRLLLTALRLFSEQGFARTSTRQVAEAAGVNLAAIRYYFADKAGLYLAALTEPLGAARDLIPLYDQPQLSLRASLQAYIHYHLQLLRQGEIVQQCMRLHMREMLEPTGQWAEELEQDVGRQHAALVGILRRRLGLARADDDVHRLAFSIAGLCFHLITCHDLLHGIRPSLIATPRALDTWCERLVQQALALAACEAARRGLPFSPDTSA; translated from the coding sequence ATGCCAGCGCCATCAGCCACATCTCCCAGCCCCACTTCTTCTCCACGAGCACAGCGCGCCGACGGCGCAGAAGCGCGCCAGCGCCTGCTGCTGACCGCCCTGCGGCTGTTCTCCGAGCAAGGCTTTGCCCGCACCTCCACGCGCCAGGTGGCCGAGGCCGCGGGCGTGAACCTGGCGGCGATCCGCTACTACTTTGCCGACAAGGCCGGCCTCTACCTTGCCGCCCTCACGGAGCCGCTGGGCGCGGCGCGCGACCTGATCCCCTTGTACGACCAGCCGCAGCTGTCGCTGCGCGCATCGCTGCAGGCCTACATCCACTACCACCTGCAATTGCTGCGGCAGGGCGAGATCGTGCAGCAGTGCATGCGCCTGCACATGCGCGAGATGCTGGAGCCCACGGGCCAGTGGGCCGAAGAGCTGGAGCAGGACGTCGGGCGCCAGCATGCCGCGCTGGTGGGCATCCTGCGCCGCCGCCTGGGCCTGGCGCGCGCCGATGACGACGTGCACCGGCTCGCCTTCTCGATAGCGGGCCTGTGCTTTCACCTCATCACCTGCCACGATCTGCTGCACGGCATACGCCCCTCGCTGATCGCCACGCCCCGCGCGCTCGACACCTGGTGCGAGCGCCTGGTGCAGCAGGCGCTGGCGCTGGCGGCCTGCGAAGCCGCGCGCCGCGGCCTGCCCTTTTCCCCCGACACCTCCGCATGA
- the glnE gene encoding bifunctional [glutamate--ammonia ligase]-adenylyl-L-tyrosine phosphorylase/[glutamate--ammonia-ligase] adenylyltransferase, translated as MAATPAFTPGDLAAHARFVQRLRRRYGDLLPLLPPGAPVRSSMAEALAALRGLGHDTGTALRILRQLVMERLATLDCDAQAPLAVVTRGVTELAELALDAACTEAFTELDARHGAPLTADGSRAQLWVVGMGKLGGRELNVSSDIDLVYVYDQDGETQGDAEGRGRITHHEYFARAVKAIYGLIGDTTEHGFVFRVDLMLRPNGNSGPPAVSLAALEEYFLVQGREWERFAWLKSRVVAPRACLGPCVETLPVQGLRQVVLPFVFRRYLDYNVFDALRSLHRQIREQAARRCAGKPERANDVKLSRGGIREIEFTVQLLQVVRGGQFPELRSRTTLDALPRVAQAGLMTPETAEALARAYTFLRRVEHRIQYLDDQQTHVLPTQDADLDWIAHSLGYAQVCPFLHDLDAHREFVAQEFDALLGGASNCSKGNCNRKAEPPPDIEALLASLPERLRQRVAQWREHPRVQALRDEDRARLVRLLQRTARWVADGSVNEEGAVQMANWIEPLLRRQSYLALLLERPAIHQRLLHLLGAAKWPARYLLQHPGVIDELASEALFSERFQPADFERDLAQRLASVRTTAEDDDENLLNLLRRAHHAETFRTLARDVEGRLTVEQVADDLSALADTVLRITARWCWERLRGRHREADDALQRFAVIGYGKLGGKELGYGSDLDIVFVFDDEDERAPEVYANFVRKLINWLTVKTGEGDLYEIDTALRPNGSSGLLVTSFAAFSNYQQKRGSNTAWTWEHQAMTRARCITFAPTLGTDVSSLPPEGAQPALGRPDGELGSDALQTRFEEVREAVITAERDAAALRREIVAMRDKVRAAHPVKGGRFDVKHSAGGMVDVEFAVQYLVLAESARHPALRENRGNITLLRRAEAAGLLPPGLGERAADAYRVLRRVQHQARLDEAPTQMAIEDAEEPRAAVLALWKAVFG; from the coding sequence ATGGCTGCAACACCTGCTTTCACACCCGGAGACTTGGCCGCGCACGCGCGCTTCGTGCAGCGCCTGCGCCGCCGCTATGGCGATCTGCTGCCCCTTTTGCCGCCCGGCGCACCGGTGCGCAGCAGCATGGCCGAGGCCCTGGCGGCCCTGCGCGGGCTGGGCCACGACACCGGCACCGCGCTGCGCATCCTGCGCCAGTTGGTAATGGAGCGCCTGGCCACGCTCGACTGCGACGCCCAGGCGCCGCTGGCCGTGGTGACCCGCGGCGTGACCGAGCTGGCCGAGCTGGCGCTGGACGCCGCCTGCACCGAAGCCTTTACCGAGCTGGACGCCCGCCACGGCGCACCACTCACCGCCGACGGCAGCCGCGCGCAGCTGTGGGTGGTGGGTATGGGCAAGCTCGGCGGGCGCGAGCTGAATGTGTCCAGCGACATCGACCTGGTCTATGTCTACGACCAGGACGGCGAAACGCAGGGCGACGCCGAAGGCCGTGGCCGCATCACCCACCATGAATACTTTGCGCGCGCGGTCAAGGCCATCTACGGGCTGATCGGCGACACCACCGAGCACGGTTTTGTGTTCCGGGTCGACCTGATGCTGCGGCCCAACGGCAATTCCGGGCCACCGGCGGTGTCGCTGGCGGCGCTGGAGGAATACTTTCTGGTGCAGGGCCGCGAGTGGGAGCGCTTTGCCTGGCTCAAGAGCCGCGTGGTGGCGCCGCGCGCCTGCCTGGGCCCTTGCGTCGAAACCTTGCCGGTGCAGGGCCTGCGCCAGGTGGTGCTGCCATTCGTCTTCCGCCGCTACCTGGACTACAACGTGTTCGATGCGCTGCGCAGCCTGCACCGGCAGATCCGCGAGCAGGCCGCGCGCCGCTGCGCCGGCAAGCCCGAGCGCGCCAATGACGTCAAGCTGTCGCGCGGCGGCATCCGCGAGATCGAGTTCACCGTGCAGTTGCTGCAGGTGGTGCGCGGCGGCCAATTCCCCGAGCTGCGCAGCCGCACCACGCTGGACGCCCTGCCGCGCGTGGCCCAGGCCGGCCTGATGACGCCCGAGACCGCCGAGGCCCTGGCCCGCGCCTACACCTTCCTGCGCCGGGTCGAGCACCGCATCCAGTACCTGGACGACCAGCAAACCCACGTGCTGCCCACGCAGGACGCCGACCTGGACTGGATCGCGCACAGCCTGGGCTACGCCCAGGTCTGCCCCTTCCTGCACGACCTGGACGCGCACCGCGAGTTCGTCGCACAAGAGTTCGACGCCCTGCTTGGCGGTGCCAGCAACTGCAGCAAGGGCAACTGCAACCGCAAGGCCGAGCCGCCGCCCGATATCGAAGCCCTGCTGGCCTCGCTGCCCGAGCGCCTGCGCCAGCGCGTGGCGCAATGGCGCGAGCACCCGCGCGTGCAGGCCTTGCGCGACGAAGACCGCGCCCGCCTGGTGCGCCTGCTGCAGCGCACCGCGCGCTGGGTGGCCGACGGCAGCGTCAATGAAGAAGGCGCGGTGCAGATGGCCAACTGGATCGAGCCGCTGCTGCGCCGCCAGAGCTACCTGGCGCTGCTGCTGGAGCGCCCGGCCATCCACCAGCGCCTGCTGCACCTGCTGGGCGCGGCCAAGTGGCCGGCGCGCTACCTGTTGCAACACCCGGGCGTGATCGACGAGCTGGCCAGCGAGGCGCTGTTTTCCGAGCGCTTCCAGCCGGCCGACTTCGAGCGCGACCTGGCGCAGCGCCTGGCCTCGGTGCGCACCACGGCCGAGGACGACGACGAGAACCTGCTCAACCTGCTGCGCCGCGCCCACCACGCCGAGACCTTCCGCACCCTGGCGCGCGACGTCGAGGGCCGGCTCACGGTCGAGCAGGTGGCGGATGACCTGAGCGCCCTGGCCGACACCGTGCTGCGCATCACCGCGCGCTGGTGCTGGGAGCGCCTGCGCGGGCGCCACCGCGAAGCCGACGACGCGCTGCAGCGCTTTGCCGTGATCGGCTACGGCAAGCTCGGCGGCAAGGAGCTGGGCTACGGCAGCGACCTGGACATCGTCTTCGTGTTCGACGACGAGGACGAGCGCGCCCCCGAGGTCTACGCCAACTTCGTGCGCAAGCTGATCAACTGGCTCACCGTCAAGACCGGCGAGGGCGACCTGTATGAGATCGACACCGCGCTGCGGCCCAACGGCAGCTCGGGCCTGCTGGTGACCAGCTTTGCCGCCTTCTCCAACTACCAGCAGAAGCGTGGCAGCAATACGGCGTGGACCTGGGAGCACCAGGCCATGACAAGGGCGCGATGCATCACGTTTGCCCCCACGCTCGGCACTGACGTGTCCTCGCTGCCCCCCGAGGGGGCGCAGCCCGCCTTGGGGCGGCCCGACGGCGAGCTGGGAAGTGACGCCTTGCAAACCCGCTTCGAGGAAGTGCGCGAGGCCGTCATCACCGCCGAACGCGACGCCGCCGCGCTGCGCCGCGAGATCGTCGCCATGCGCGACAAGGTGCGCGCCGCGCACCCGGTCAAGGGCGGGCGTTTTGACGTCAAGCACAGCGCGGGCGGCATGGTCGATGTGGAGTTCGCGGTGCAGTACCTGGTGCTGGCCGAGTCGGCCCGGCACCCTGCCCTGCGCGAGAACCGCGGCAACATCACCCTGCTGCGGCGCGCCGAGGCCGCCGGCCTGCTGCCGCCCGGCCTGGGCGAGCGCGCCGCCGACGCCTACCGCGTGCTGCGCCGCGTGCAGCACCAGGCGCGGCTGGACGAGGCGCCCACGCAGATGGCCATCGAAGATGCCGAAGAGCCGCGCGCGGCGGTGCTGGCGCTGTGGAAGGCGGTCTTTGGCTAA
- a CDS encoding septal ring lytic transglycosylase RlpA family protein — protein MAACAVAVLLAGCASGPRGGGGVASSGRDGPDANPPTGLERVPDAEPRIEALRSGGPNKPYTVLGRSYTPIQDDRPFRESGLASWYGRKFHGQSTANGERYDMYAMTAAHTTLPLPSYVRVRNPANGREVIVRVNDRGPFHDGRVIDLSYTAALRLDLLRGVAPVEITRITQQDIRTGAWRRDGDGSALAQAATPAPAAMVAVPLAAVQPVAQTPPPAPPPANAGWSVPLTVRGMPPAPPPAAVAEPAPAPEPVLAEPQPVMANEDSLRTQPLPPLEPAPAAPAIAAPPAMAPGFWVQLGAFGRPEGAQQLQQQATRELQSLAPLLGVYNERGLNRLQAGPFDSREAALRAAAQIRAGLQIAPVIVERR, from the coding sequence ATGGCCGCCTGCGCCGTGGCCGTGCTGCTGGCCGGCTGCGCCAGCGGCCCGCGCGGCGGTGGCGGCGTTGCCAGCAGCGGGCGCGACGGCCCCGACGCCAACCCGCCAACCGGCCTGGAGCGCGTGCCCGACGCCGAGCCGCGCATCGAAGCCCTGCGCAGCGGCGGCCCGAACAAGCCCTACACCGTGCTGGGCCGCAGCTACACACCGATCCAGGACGACCGCCCGTTTCGCGAAAGCGGCCTGGCCTCTTGGTATGGCCGCAAGTTCCACGGCCAGTCCACCGCCAACGGCGAGCGCTACGACATGTACGCCATGACCGCCGCCCACACCACGCTGCCGCTGCCCAGCTACGTGCGCGTGCGCAACCCGGCCAACGGGCGCGAGGTGATCGTGCGGGTGAACGACCGCGGCCCGTTCCACGACGGCCGTGTCATCGACCTGAGCTACACCGCAGCGCTCCGGCTCGACCTGCTGCGCGGCGTGGCGCCGGTAGAGATCACGCGCATCACGCAGCAAGACATCCGCACCGGCGCCTGGCGCCGCGACGGCGATGGCAGCGCACTGGCCCAGGCCGCCACGCCGGCCCCCGCAGCCATGGTCGCCGTGCCGCTGGCGGCCGTGCAGCCAGTAGCCCAGACACCACCGCCCGCACCGCCGCCCGCCAATGCGGGCTGGAGCGTGCCGCTGACGGTGCGCGGCATGCCGCCAGCACCGCCGCCAGCCGCCGTGGCAGAGCCCGCCCCGGCGCCCGAACCGGTGCTGGCCGAGCCCCAACCCGTCATGGCCAACGAAGACAGCCTGCGCACGCAGCCCCTGCCGCCGCTGGAGCCGGCGCCCGCCGCGCCCGCCATTGCCGCGCCACCCGCCATGGCGCCGGGCTTCTGGGTACAGCTGGGCGCGTTTGGCCGGCCCGAAGGCGCCCAGCAGTTGCAGCAGCAGGCCACGCGCGAGCTGCAGTCGCTGGCCCCTCTGCTGGGTGTGTACAACGAACGCGGCCTGAACCGCCTGCAGGCCGGCCCGTTCGACTCGCGCGAGGCCGCCCTGCGCGCGGCGGCGCAGATCCGCGCCGGCCTGCAGATTGCGCCGGTGATCGTCGAGCGCCGCTGA